Proteins encoded by one window of Natronomonas salsuginis:
- a CDS encoding CaiB/BaiF CoA transferase family protein: MPLSDISVVDLSQAVAGPICATFMADLGADVVKIERPSGDVYRINRREFNGKPFNPPFELYNRNKRALGLDLKSDDGKEIFYDLVEKADVVLQNWPPGVAKKLGADYETLTEYNDELIYVHVTGYGETGPDARKPAMDTIIQHLSGFSSILGYDDDRPPIRSQSSLADFYAGYNATIATMGAIRYRDKGNGGQKIDISLLESMMHNMDGAFEYYTNLDEEPQKGRGNAFFNPDMLYGAAKAEDEWICVALLLYSERVWEGMCRILDRPDLYEKPEYEDDGARVEDAEYLTGLFEEWLATQQADEAVETLLEHGIPAARHNSIKDTAELEQVAAREVFVDVEHPRYGDLTLTDTPIRMSKSEPSIDRPAPLLGQHNREVLEEHGYSEEEIESLIERGVLVSEEP; encoded by the coding sequence ATGCCTCTCTCGGACATCAGTGTCGTCGACTTGAGCCAAGCCGTGGCCGGGCCGATCTGCGCCACGTTCATGGCGGATCTCGGGGCGGACGTGGTCAAGATCGAACGGCCCTCGGGCGACGTCTACCGGATCAATCGACGCGAGTTCAACGGAAAGCCGTTCAATCCGCCGTTCGAACTGTACAACCGAAACAAGCGGGCGCTCGGTCTCGATCTCAAATCGGACGACGGGAAGGAGATCTTCTACGACCTCGTCGAGAAAGCAGACGTTGTCCTGCAGAATTGGCCCCCCGGCGTCGCCAAGAAGTTGGGAGCGGACTACGAGACGTTGACCGAGTACAACGACGAACTCATCTACGTGCACGTTACCGGGTACGGCGAGACCGGCCCGGACGCCCGAAAACCCGCGATGGACACGATCATTCAGCACCTCTCCGGGTTTTCGAGCATTCTGGGATACGACGACGATCGACCGCCAATCCGTTCGCAGTCGTCGCTCGCGGACTTCTACGCAGGATACAACGCGACGATCGCGACAATGGGCGCGATCCGCTATCGCGACAAGGGCAACGGTGGTCAGAAGATCGACATTTCGCTGCTCGAATCGATGATGCACAACATGGATGGCGCGTTCGAGTACTACACGAACCTCGACGAGGAGCCACAGAAAGGGCGAGGGAACGCCTTTTTCAATCCGGACATGCTCTACGGCGCGGCGAAGGCCGAGGACGAGTGGATCTGCGTCGCCCTCCTGTTGTACTCCGAGCGCGTGTGGGAAGGGATGTGCCGAATCCTCGATCGACCGGATCTCTACGAGAAACCCGAGTATGAAGACGACGGCGCGCGCGTCGAGGACGCGGAGTACCTGACCGGACTGTTCGAGGAGTGGCTGGCGACACAACAGGCCGACGAGGCGGTCGAGACGCTCCTCGAGCACGGCATCCCCGCGGCTCGTCACAACTCGATCAAGGACACGGCGGAACTCGAACAGGTGGCTGCGCGAGAGGTCTTCGTCGACGTCGAACACCCGCGATACGGTGATCTTACGCTCACGGACACGCCGATTCGGATGTCGAAGTCCGAGCCGTCGATCGATCGACCCGCACCCTTGCTCGGCCAGCACAACCGCGAAGTCCTCGAAGAACACGGCTACTCCGAGGAGGAGATCGAATCGCTGATCGAGCGCGGCGTGTTGGTCTCCGAAGAGCCGTAG
- a CDS encoding iron-containing alcohol dehydrogenase family protein, whose product MSLLDQAFDLRGPDALRFGRGRVAETGDCAARFGDRALLVTDPGVRAAGLAESVVDSLETAGLDVEIFDGIESDPSVSVAHAAAEAAAQSDVIVGLGGGSPMDVTKAAAATVASDRSLLELLESDDPLADSAPTILLPTTSGTGSEVSPAAVLFDDDGEKRGLIDPVLFADVALVDPDLSMQLPSRLTAGTGLDAFAHAVGSYISTDSNEFADALCLRAMDLVETHLRDATFYGGDAPEARVGMSMAATLAMLGRVNGGKSAIHSVAYGVGALYHVPHAEAIAAVMPAVLEYNAPAALDRFASLGDRLYDASGSRRHRAATFVAGVRSLRDDVGFDGDLTALGAAEGDLDALAEASLASERHLRASPRSMDVDDALELLSELL is encoded by the coding sequence ATGTCACTGCTTGACCAGGCGTTCGACCTTCGCGGTCCGGACGCGCTCCGCTTCGGTCGTGGACGGGTGGCGGAAACGGGCGACTGCGCCGCGCGATTCGGCGACCGGGCGTTGCTCGTGACCGATCCCGGCGTTCGGGCAGCCGGGCTGGCCGAGTCGGTCGTCGACTCGCTCGAAACCGCCGGACTGGACGTCGAGATCTTCGACGGGATCGAGTCCGACCCGTCCGTTTCGGTCGCGCATGCCGCCGCCGAGGCGGCCGCCCAATCCGACGTCATAGTGGGGCTGGGCGGCGGGAGCCCGATGGACGTGACGAAAGCCGCCGCCGCGACCGTCGCGTCCGATCGCTCCCTCCTCGAACTGCTCGAATCGGACGATCCGCTCGCGGACAGCGCGCCGACGATTTTGCTGCCGACGACGTCCGGAACCGGGAGCGAGGTGTCGCCGGCCGCCGTCCTGTTCGACGACGACGGCGAGAAGCGAGGGCTCATCGATCCGGTACTGTTCGCCGACGTCGCCCTCGTCGATCCCGACCTCTCGATGCAGTTGCCGTCCCGGCTGACCGCCGGCACCGGCCTCGATGCGTTCGCCCACGCGGTCGGTTCGTACATCTCGACCGATTCGAACGAGTTCGCCGACGCGCTGTGTCTGCGGGCGATGGACCTGGTCGAGACGCACCTCCGTGATGCCACCTTCTACGGCGGCGATGCTCCCGAGGCGCGCGTCGGGATGTCGATGGCCGCCACGCTGGCGATGTTGGGCCGCGTCAACGGCGGGAAGTCGGCGATCCACTCGGTCGCCTACGGCGTCGGCGCGCTCTACCACGTCCCGCACGCAGAAGCCATCGCCGCGGTCATGCCGGCGGTGCTCGAGTACAACGCGCCCGCCGCGCTCGATCGGTTCGCCTCTCTCGGCGACCGCCTGTACGACGCGTCCGGCTCCAGGCGACACCGCGCCGCGACGTTCGTCGCCGGCGTCCGATCCCTGCGCGACGACGTCGGGTTCGACGGCGACCTCACTGCACTCGGCGCGGCGGAGGGCGATCTCGACGCGCTCGCGGAAGCATCACTCGCCTCCGAACGACACCTCCGCGCCAGCCCCCGCTCCATGGACGTCGACGACGCCCTCGAACTGCTCTCGGAGTTGCTCTGA
- a CDS encoding Gfo/Idh/MocA family protein translates to MSQTKVGYIGVDHHHRDPYLQLSAQLPVEMVALCEPGKEYTAADIQPHTDRPDEIATDGADIGEIADRAAIYADPTELIADAGVDVIWVTYRNDEVPGFIDAAIDHGVDVICEKPLARTAADLRPLAERADEADVTIGVNYIYRYAAAAQALKARVDDGFFGDIWSVDGRYIGSKLDYRNRSHYIYDDAISRGGSLQWIGLHWIDLFMYVLGEPITSVCARSRTPADGDIDEGMAVQFETESGIMGTFQTGYYLGEPEKDTRFAVYGENATADTPLHHNRARRSTVPLDIVSDGDAWATAPKRGTEFEYGYERFPAWGDYVWKFFAHYFEGRESGAIPADVHDAVRVLSVLDAAYESAAGGGWVAVEDV, encoded by the coding sequence ATGTCGCAAACGAAAGTCGGCTACATCGGCGTCGACCACCATCACCGGGACCCCTACCTCCAGCTGTCCGCCCAGCTGCCGGTCGAGATGGTGGCGCTGTGCGAGCCGGGGAAGGAGTACACGGCGGCGGACATTCAGCCGCACACCGACCGGCCCGACGAGATCGCCACCGACGGCGCGGACATCGGCGAAATCGCGGACCGAGCGGCGATCTACGCCGATCCGACGGAACTGATCGCCGACGCCGGCGTGGACGTCATCTGGGTGACCTACCGAAACGACGAGGTGCCGGGCTTCATCGACGCGGCGATCGACCACGGCGTCGACGTGATCTGTGAGAAACCGCTGGCCCGAACCGCGGCCGACCTCCGGCCGCTGGCCGAGCGCGCCGACGAGGCCGACGTGACGATCGGCGTCAACTACATCTACCGCTACGCGGCTGCCGCCCAAGCCCTCAAAGCGCGGGTCGACGACGGGTTCTTCGGCGATATCTGGTCCGTCGACGGGCGCTACATCGGGAGCAAACTCGACTACCGGAATCGGTCGCACTACATCTACGACGACGCGATCAGCCGCGGCGGCTCGCTGCAGTGGATCGGGCTCCACTGGATCGACCTGTTCATGTACGTGTTGGGCGAGCCGATCACGTCGGTGTGTGCGCGGTCGAGAACGCCCGCAGACGGCGACATCGACGAGGGGATGGCCGTCCAGTTCGAGACCGAGTCGGGGATCATGGGCACCTTCCAGACGGGGTACTATCTCGGCGAACCCGAGAAGGACACGCGGTTCGCGGTCTACGGCGAGAACGCAACGGCGGACACGCCGCTCCACCACAACCGCGCGCGCCGATCGACCGTCCCGCTCGACATCGTCTCGGACGGTGACGCCTGGGCGACGGCTCCGAAACGCGGCACCGAGTTCGAGTACGGCTACGAGCGGTTCCCAGCGTGGGGCGACTACGTCTGGAAGTTCTTCGCCCACTACTTCGAGGGGCGCGAGTCCGGGGCGATTCCGGCGGACGTTCACGACGCGGTTCGGGTCCTGTCGGTGTTGGATGCGGCCTACGAATCCGCGGCGGGCGGCGGTTGGGTCGCGGTCGAGGACGTCTGA
- a CDS encoding NAD(P)-dependent oxidoreductase: MSQPTVGVVGLGRMGSAMAGHLLDSGFDVRGYDVVPEARERAAEGGIEPYPSAADLAAASDVVLTSLPNPDTVRESYLGENGIAAGADDLVAIEASTIDPATTEEVALVAAERGVTLIDSPVSGGPEGAASGTLTIFVGGADDAVSSPPAKPVLDAISNKSFHVGQSGAGHTAKLLNNVMSMGNLMLAMEAVSLGTERGLDGERLLEALRNGGGSSNQFEKRMPRALNRNFDPGFPVSLARKDIGLALDTGEDTDHSMPVTAIIYQLYTKAISEGYGDEDAVAVAKLFESDELIEAGEHVDESYGGY, encoded by the coding sequence ATGTCACAACCGACCGTGGGAGTCGTCGGGCTGGGTCGTATGGGCAGCGCGATGGCCGGCCACCTCCTCGATTCGGGATTCGACGTTCGCGGCTACGACGTCGTCCCGGAGGCTCGCGAGCGGGCCGCCGAAGGGGGTATCGAACCGTATCCGAGCGCGGCCGACCTCGCCGCAGCGAGCGACGTCGTCCTCACGTCGCTCCCGAACCCGGACACCGTCCGCGAGAGCTACCTCGGCGAGAACGGGATCGCTGCGGGGGCGGACGACCTCGTGGCGATCGAGGCGAGTACGATCGATCCGGCGACGACCGAGGAGGTCGCACTCGTGGCGGCCGAACGGGGCGTCACGCTGATCGATTCGCCGGTTTCGGGCGGTCCGGAGGGTGCCGCGTCGGGGACGCTGACGATCTTCGTCGGCGGTGCCGACGACGCCGTTTCGAGTCCGCCGGCCAAACCAGTGCTCGATGCGATCTCGAACAAATCGTTCCACGTCGGCCAGTCTGGAGCCGGGCACACCGCCAAACTGCTCAACAACGTGATGTCGATGGGCAACCTCATGTTGGCGATGGAGGCCGTCTCGCTCGGGACCGAGCGCGGGTTGGACGGCGAACGGCTCCTCGAGGCGCTTCGAAACGGCGGCGGGTCCTCGAACCAGTTCGAAAAGCGGATGCCGCGCGCGCTCAACCGAAACTTCGACCCCGGGTTCCCCGTCTCGCTCGCCCGCAAGGACATCGGGCTCGCCCTCGACACCGGCGAGGACACCGACCATTCGATGCCGGTCACCGCGATCATCTATCAGCTGTACACGAAAGCGATCTCGGAGGGATACGGCGACGAGGACGCCGTCGCCGTCGCGAAGCTCTTCGAGAGTGACGAGCTGATCGAAGCCGGCGAGCACGTCGATGAGTCCTACGGCGGGTACTGA